The Natribaculum luteum genome contains the following window.
GCTCGATCGGCCGATCGACACCGTCGTCGGCGAGACGAAAAAGCCCCTCTACCGGCAGTCGTTCCTCGAGAGCGCGTGGAACACGATGTACAACGACGCGCTGAAGGAGTACCTCGACGCCGACCTGGCGATCTCCCACGGATTCCGATACGGAGCGGCTATCCCGGAGGGCGAGATCACGATCGGGGACCTCTACACGTTCTTCCCGATGACTGCGCCGGTGGCGAAAGGTGACGCCTACGGCCAGCAGATCATGAACCACATGGAGGAGTTCCTCATCGACAACTTCACGCCCTACGTCTACGACCAGGAGGACGGTCGCGTGCGTAACTACTCCTCGAACGTCGAGGTCACCATCGATCCGACGGCGAAGCGGGGTCGCCGCCTCGTCGAGATGACGGTCGACGGCGAACCGATGGATCCGGACGAGTCGTACACCGTCGCGACCCTGAGGCGGCCGGGCGATCCGAAACGCGACCTCGGAAATTGCGGATTCCCGTTCCGGAACGTCGAGATCGAGCAAGGGACGATCCCCGTCGACGTCCTCGTCGACTACCTCGAGAACAACTCACCCGTCGACTACGAGGTCATGGACCTGGTGCAGACGCCGGAGGACGGCGGCGACGTCCAGAACACGCCCGCCGACGGGCCGTATCCGCACATCCAGCCAGGCGTCGACTACGCCAACGGCGAGGAGTACACGGAGACCTACCTCATCCCACAGGGGAACGTCTACCAGGAAGACGCCAGAAACCGGAAGCGATAGTCTCGCTTCGGCCCGCGCTCACGCCGACGACGGATAAACCGTGATCGGGACGTCGCTCGCCAGCACCACGTCGTGCGTATTGCTGCCGAGGTTGCTGAGCAACGACGTCCCCTTTCGACCCATCACGACGACGTCGACGTCGTGTTCGTCCGCGTAATCGAGGATCTGCTTCGCTGGATTCCCACTTCGAAGTTCCGTGGTCAGTTCTACTCCGTTCGGTCGTAACTGCTCGAGTCTCGAAAGCGCCTGTTCGCCCTCGCGCTCGACGGCGTCTGCGACTTCGTTCGGTGGTGCCGGCGAGGTGGCTGCCGGGATGACGTCGGAGACGTTGTTGACGTAGAGGCCGTGTACCTCCGCGTCGTGTGCCCCCGCGAGCAGGTACGTCCACTCGGCGATCTCGTCTGCGAACTCGGTTCCATCGGTCGGGAGGAGGATCTTCTCGAACACGCGTGTGAATATGTCACAGGTTGGTATCAAAGTTGCCCCGGCTGCCACCACGGGGGAGTCGCGACGAGACGCTCGGTGATCTAACCGAAGTGACGAGTTTGTCACGTGCCAACTCCGATCCTTGTCGTACGACAACGTGTGCGGTGACCACGGCGCAAATTTTAATTCATATAATGTATATGGGGTTGTTGTGTGGCGACTGATACCGGTTGCCACAGAACAGAGTACACGATCCATGATGTCAGGTGCAACTATCGTAGGCCAGATTTCGCCAGAAGTGCTCAAGGGACGACTCGAGACCGACGACGACGTACCGGTCGTCGACGTCCGTGGAACCGAATCGTACGAAGGATGGCACATTCCAGGTGCGGTCAACCTCACGTACAGCAAGGACCGAGACGAGTTCGAGTCGGACCCCGGTGAACGCCTCCCGGACGACAAGCAGGTCGTCGCAGTGTGTGCACACGGGAACACGAGCAGACGAGCAGCACAGCGACTCGCAGAGCAGGGATTCGACGCCGTCACCCTCGAGGACGGGATGCTCGGGTGGAGCAAGGTGTTCGATGTCGTCGACATCGGCCTCGCCGACGACCTCGTTTTCAAGCAGGTAAAGCGCCTTTCGAACGGCTGTCTCTCGTACGTCCTCGGGCACGACGGCGAAGCGATGATCGTCGACCCCGTCCAGTATACGGACGTCTACGAGCGGAACCTGCAGGCGGACGAACGGCTGTTCGACGACGACGATCAGGTCGACCTGAAGTACGTCGCGATCACTCACATTCACGCCGACCACATCTCCGCCGGCAGCGACTTGGCCGAGAAGTACGACGCCGAACTGGTCGTCGGCAGTGCCGCCAGCGAGCGGACCGACCAGCCTGAGGGTCACGGCGACCCGCTGTACGTCGAAGACGGCGAGATCCTCTCGCTCGGAGACTACGACGTCGAGGTGATGCACACGCCCGGACACACGATGGAGAGCATCACGTTCGACGTCGCGGGCGACGCCCTGCTGACGGGTGACACGCAGTTCGTCGACAGCGTCGGCCGGCCGGACTTGGAGCACGGCGACGACGGTGCCCCCGAGCACGCGGAAGTGCTCTACGACACGATTTTCAACACGATCCTCGAGCGTAGCGACGACACGTTCGTCTTTCCCGCCCACTGGGGAAGCGAGGAGGTCGAACCGGGCAAGCCGGTCTCGGCGACGATCGGCGAGATCAAACAGACGAACGATGCGGTTCAACTCGAGGAGAAAGACGCCTTCGTCGAGTACATCCTCGATCGCCTCGGCTCGAAGCCGGCCAACCACGACAAGATCATCGCCATCAACGAAGGGAAACGTGAGCTATGTGACCCCGAGATCGAACTCGGCCCGAACAAGTGTGCCGTCGAGTAACGGCACGAGTTAGCACGGAGACAGAACGATGTCATCGGAAGCAAAGGTCAATCCAAGACAATTCGTACAGAACCTGTTGCAGTTCCAGTACCGCGAGGTGATGATGGCGTTCGCGACCGGGGCAGTCCTGATCGGAGCGATCGCGCTCTATCCCGGAGCAGGTAACGTCGGGTCGGAAATCCAGGCGGACGTCGGAACCTCTACGCTCATCCTCTTTTTCGTCGTGGCGGTCGTCGCGGCTGTCGTAAAGGGCACGATCGGATTCGGCTACGCGCTGATAACGACGCCCGTTTTCGCGACGGTCATCGACCCGACGATGGCGGTCGTCGTACTGACGATTCCACCGTGGATGATCAACGTCTTCCAGGTCGGTGAGACGAACACGGGGCTGGCGTACGTTCGACGCGAGTGGTTGCTCATCTCGCTCGCGCTCGCGGGTTCGCTCGTCGGCGTGTTCTTCCTCTCGGAGTACAGTACCGGGCCGGTCATCCCCTTCCTCATCGGCCTGCTCCTGCTGGCGTACGTCCTCTTCGAGATCACGAAGGACTTCATCGTCATCGAGGAGGCCCACAACCCGCTGGCACTCGGATCCGTCGGGTTCGGCGGGGGATTCCTGCTTGGTGCTGCGAACCTCGGCCCGCTGCTGCCCGCGTATCTGCACACGTTCGAACGGAACACCGAGCGGTACGTCGGCGGCCTCTCGATGATATTCCTGTTCGTCTTCACCGAGCGGATCGTCCTCATGTGGTTCAACGGGCTGTTGACGCCGTACCAGCTCTGGCTCGGGTGTGCGATCGCGCTCGTCACCCTCGTCGGGCTCCTGATCGGGACCTACCTGCGTCGACTCGAGATCAACGAACAGCGGTTCAACTACGTCGTCATCGCGATCCTCTTTATCATCGCGGTGAACATCTTCCGGCAGACGGTGCCGGCGCTTTTCTTCTAACCACCATCACCTCGATTCCGTCTTTTCGACCTGCGCCGCGTCGCCTCGAGCCGATCGATATTTGTTATAGATATTACTGTAAGGGGTACTATTTTGGTAATCGACTACGATCCGTACCGACGTGGTCGCGATCGTAGCACTACTGGTCGCCACAGTCGCGAGCCTGTTCATGGCGTGGGCGATCGGCGCGGGGTCGTCCGGGTCGACGCCGTTTGCCCCTGCGGTCGGAGCGAAGGCCATCTCGATCATGCGCGCGAGTTTTCTCGTCGGCTTGCTCGGGTTCGCCGGTGCGACGCTTCAGGGGGCGAACGTCTCCGAGGCGATGGGTCGTGAACTCATCCACGGGGTGTCGCTCTCGCCTGTCGCCGCGACGGTCGGCCTGCTTACGGCAGCGTCACTCGTCGCGATCGGCGTCTTCACTGGGTACCCGATCGCGACGGCGTTTACCGTGACGGGTGCCGTCGTCGGCGTCGGCCTGGCTCTCGGTGGCGATCCAGCCTGGGGAAAGTATCGACAGATCGCACTGCTCTGGACG
Protein-coding sequences here:
- a CDS encoding universal stress protein, whose translation is MFEKILLPTDGTEFADEIAEWTYLLAGAHDAEVHGLYVNNVSDVIPAATSPAPPNEVADAVEREGEQALSRLEQLRPNGVELTTELRSGNPAKQILDYADEHDVDVVVMGRKGTSLLSNLGSNTHDVVLASDVPITVYPSSA
- a CDS encoding MBL fold metallo-hydrolase — protein: MSGATIVGQISPEVLKGRLETDDDVPVVDVRGTESYEGWHIPGAVNLTYSKDRDEFESDPGERLPDDKQVVAVCAHGNTSRRAAQRLAEQGFDAVTLEDGMLGWSKVFDVVDIGLADDLVFKQVKRLSNGCLSYVLGHDGEAMIVDPVQYTDVYERNLQADERLFDDDDQVDLKYVAITHIHADHISAGSDLAEKYDAELVVGSAASERTDQPEGHGDPLYVEDGEILSLGDYDVEVMHTPGHTMESITFDVAGDALLTGDTQFVDSVGRPDLEHGDDGAPEHAEVLYDTIFNTILERSDDTFVFPAHWGSEEVEPGKPVSATIGEIKQTNDAVQLEEKDAFVEYILDRLGSKPANHDKIIAINEGKRELCDPEIELGPNKCAVE
- a CDS encoding sulfite exporter TauE/SafE family protein; the encoded protein is MSSEAKVNPRQFVQNLLQFQYREVMMAFATGAVLIGAIALYPGAGNVGSEIQADVGTSTLILFFVVAVVAAVVKGTIGFGYALITTPVFATVIDPTMAVVVLTIPPWMINVFQVGETNTGLAYVRREWLLISLALAGSLVGVFFLSEYSTGPVIPFLIGLLLLAYVLFEITKDFIVIEEAHNPLALGSVGFGGGFLLGAANLGPLLPAYLHTFERNTERYVGGLSMIFLFVFTERIVLMWFNGLLTPYQLWLGCAIALVTLVGLLIGTYLRRLEINEQRFNYVVIAILFIIAVNIFRQTVPALFF